The proteins below are encoded in one region of Pseudonocardia sp. DSM 110487:
- the rpsN gene encoding 30S ribosomal protein S14, with protein sequence MATKAKIARNEYRKAIVARHATRRAELKAVIARPTTTQEERVAAQRELARQPRDASATRVRNRDSVDGRPRGHLRTFGVSRVRLRELVHAGYLPGVRKSSW encoded by the coding sequence GCGAAGATCGCCCGCAACGAGTACCGCAAGGCGATCGTGGCGCGCCATGCCACCCGTCGGGCGGAGCTGAAGGCCGTGATCGCGCGGCCGACGACCACCCAGGAGGAGAGGGTGGCCGCCCAGCGCGAGCTCGCCCGCCAGCCGCGCGACGCGAGTGCGACCCGGGTGCGCAACCGCGACTCCGTGGACGGTCGCCCGCGTGGCCACCTGCGCACCTTCGGGGTGTCCCGGGTGCGGCTGCGCGAGCTCGTGCACGCCGGCTACCTGCCGGGGGTGCGCAAGTCGAGCTGGTGA